From Streptomyces cyaneogriseus subsp. noncyanogenus, the proteins below share one genomic window:
- a CDS encoding phosphotransferase → MTVVAKYGSGLVRTQVVADEDGWFTWVRTAGPDRAGSLEVPPPAVRDALRPLETRPDGHGDAVRCVLPRLQDDALHYPRLPGRSSLARRLTLPNAPAPTAPSHTPAVPDTADTADGTEELLYGLGHLLRRLHATPLPAAPADGRTPPPMVRRLRAWVASPADGPAERLHRRVRSLLGTPRWHGIEAWLDDLAPGEPLALVHGAPSLGRLVPAERPGSAHALVTGEDVGYAPAQWDVGWVVAELREMRFFSARLGRPGAYWEGLAHSFLRGYGPTSGALVGRAAALRVLLHLLDFSVLVTWDDAEVRRVAALIVQLVDEEGSAR, encoded by the coding sequence AGGACGGCTGGTTCACCTGGGTCCGCACCGCCGGCCCCGACCGGGCCGGATCGCTGGAGGTGCCGCCCCCCGCCGTCCGGGACGCGCTGCGCCCCCTGGAGACGCGCCCGGACGGGCACGGCGACGCCGTCCGCTGCGTCCTGCCCCGCCTCCAGGACGACGCGCTGCACTACCCGCGACTGCCGGGGCGCAGTTCGCTCGCCCGCCGGCTCACCCTGCCGAACGCCCCGGCACCGACCGCTCCGTCGCACACGCCCGCCGTGCCGGACACCGCCGACACGGCGGACGGGACCGAGGAACTGCTGTACGGCCTCGGGCACCTGCTCCGGCGCCTGCACGCCACCCCCCTGCCCGCCGCGCCCGCCGACGGCCGCACACCCCCGCCCATGGTGCGACGGCTGCGCGCGTGGGTCGCCTCACCGGCCGACGGCCCGGCCGAGCGGCTCCACCGCAGGGTGCGCAGCCTGCTCGGCACGCCCCGCTGGCACGGCATCGAGGCATGGCTGGACGACCTCGCGCCGGGTGAACCGCTCGCCCTCGTCCACGGCGCCCCCAGCCTCGGCCGGCTGGTGCCCGCCGAACGGCCCGGCAGCGCGCACGCGCTGGTCACCGGTGAGGACGTCGGATACGCACCCGCGCAGTGGGACGTCGGCTGGGTCGTCGCCGAACTGCGCGAGATGCGGTTCTTCTCCGCCCGGCTCGGCCGCCCCGGCGCCTACTGGGAAGGGCTCGCCCACAGCTTCCTGCGCGGGTACGGCCCGACCTCCGGCGCCCTGGTCGGGCGGGCCGCCGCCCTGCGCGTCCTGCTGCACCTCCTCGACTTCAGCGTCCTGGTCACCTGGGACGACGCGGAGGTCCGCCGCGTCGCCGCGCTGATCGTGCAACTCGTCGACGAAGAGGGAAGTGCCCGGTGA
- a CDS encoding prolyl oligopeptidase family serine peptidase, with amino-acid sequence MTHPRHPAARREDLVDDLFGRHVADPYRWLEEPGSAETRAWLAAQESLCREVLDGLPGRRWLRARMAELLAPGVTGPPLWRGERRFFMRRLPGQEHAALHVADPEGTERVLLDPAVLDPTGRTVLDTWYPDREGRRIAYQTSTAGDDTSLLYVLDIASGELVDGPVTRCRRSPIAWLPGGEAFYYVRRLPAHRVPPGEERYHRRVWLHRVGTDPDRDDRLVFGDGGPRTAVYTVGVSGDARWLTVTSTVGAAGRNEVWIADLAAHGPEAPVFTPVQTGVDARTSAVAGGDGRLYLLTDHDAPRRRLAVVGLPDLTADGAPSPSAWKDLIPEDPQARLDHFTVLDSPELDRALLLAVRNRHTISEITVHDLETGERLGDIATPGQGWVGEIRGRRHEAWFTYTDPFTPISVFRWDARDGSTSLWASPPGPPPRTRGAAPAPPAAGTMRQITCTSGDGTPVRVTVLAPRDAPDGPRPAILYVYGGFGLSYKPLYRPEVAAWVEAGGVYAVAHVRGGGEEGADWHRAGAGADKQKSVDDLHAAAEHLCREGWTTPSRLVLSGESNGGLLVAAAMTQRPGRYRAVLCAAPVLDMVRYRHSGLGASWTAEYGSAEIPGELDRLLAYSPYHRVTEGADYPAVLLTVSEGDGVVDPLHARKMCAALQHAAGPEPAPDGRGLTLLRVEPGAGHGARATSRALDLSLDQLAFAAWQSGLPLPPHAS; translated from the coding sequence GTGACACACCCGCGCCATCCGGCAGCACGCCGCGAGGACCTGGTGGACGACCTCTTCGGGCGCCACGTCGCGGATCCGTACCGCTGGCTGGAGGAGCCCGGCAGCGCCGAGACCCGCGCGTGGCTCGCCGCGCAGGAGAGCCTGTGCCGCGAGGTCCTGGACGGGCTGCCCGGCCGGCGATGGCTGCGCGCCCGGATGGCCGAGCTGCTGGCCCCCGGGGTGACGGGCCCGCCCCTGTGGCGGGGTGAACGGCGCTTCTTCATGCGGCGCCTGCCGGGACAGGAACACGCGGCCCTCCACGTCGCCGACCCGGAGGGAACCGAGCGGGTACTGCTCGACCCCGCCGTCCTGGACCCGACCGGGCGCACCGTCCTGGACACCTGGTACCCGGACCGGGAAGGGCGCCGGATCGCCTACCAGACATCGACGGCCGGGGACGACACCAGCCTCCTGTACGTCCTGGACATCGCCTCCGGCGAACTGGTCGACGGCCCCGTCACCCGCTGCCGCAGATCACCGATCGCCTGGCTCCCGGGCGGTGAGGCGTTCTACTACGTACGGCGCCTGCCCGCCCACCGGGTGCCCCCCGGTGAGGAGCGCTACCACCGGCGCGTGTGGCTGCACCGCGTGGGCACGGACCCCGACAGGGACGACCGGCTCGTCTTCGGCGACGGCGGGCCGCGGACGGCCGTCTACACCGTCGGCGTCAGCGGGGACGCCCGCTGGCTGACCGTGACGAGCACCGTCGGCGCGGCGGGCCGCAACGAGGTGTGGATCGCCGACCTCGCGGCGCACGGCCCGGAGGCACCGGTGTTCACCCCCGTGCAGACGGGTGTCGACGCCCGCACGAGCGCCGTCGCCGGCGGGGACGGACGCCTCTACCTGCTCACCGACCACGACGCCCCCCGCCGGCGGCTCGCGGTCGTCGGCCTGCCGGACCTCACCGCGGACGGAGCCCCCTCGCCGAGCGCCTGGAAGGACCTGATCCCCGAGGATCCGCAGGCCCGGCTGGACCACTTCACCGTCCTGGACTCCCCGGAGCTGGACCGGGCCCTGCTCCTGGCCGTCCGCAACCGCCACACCATCAGCGAGATCACCGTGCACGACCTGGAGACCGGGGAGCGGCTCGGGGACATCGCCACGCCGGGCCAGGGATGGGTGGGGGAGATCCGGGGCCGCCGCCACGAGGCGTGGTTCACCTACACGGACCCGTTCACCCCCATCAGCGTCTTCCGCTGGGACGCGCGCGACGGGAGCACGAGCCTGTGGGCATCGCCGCCGGGGCCCCCGCCCCGCACGCGCGGCGCCGCCCCGGCCCCGCCCGCCGCCGGCACCATGCGCCAGATCACCTGCACGTCCGGCGACGGAACCCCGGTGCGCGTCACGGTCCTCGCGCCCCGGGACGCGCCCGACGGGCCCCGCCCGGCCATCCTGTACGTCTACGGCGGCTTCGGCCTGTCCTACAAACCCCTGTACAGGCCGGAGGTCGCCGCGTGGGTCGAGGCCGGCGGCGTCTACGCCGTGGCCCATGTGCGCGGCGGCGGCGAAGAGGGCGCCGACTGGCACCGGGCCGGTGCCGGGGCCGACAAGCAGAAGTCCGTCGACGACCTCCACGCCGCCGCCGAGCACCTCTGCCGTGAGGGCTGGACCACGCCCTCCCGGCTGGTGCTCAGCGGGGAGTCCAACGGGGGCCTGCTGGTCGCCGCCGCCATGACCCAGCGCCCCGGCCGCTACCGGGCGGTGCTGTGCGCGGCGCCGGTCCTGGACATGGTCCGCTACCGGCACTCCGGTCTCGGGGCCTCCTGGACCGCGGAGTACGGCTCCGCCGAGATCCCCGGGGAACTCGACCGGCTCCTCGCCTACTCGCCCTACCACCGGGTCACCGAGGGGGCGGACTACCCGGCCGTCCTGCTGACGGTCTCCGAGGGGGACGGTGTCGTCGACCCCCTGCACGCGCGCAAGATGTGCGCCGCGCTCCAGCACGCCGCCGGTCCCGAACCCGCCCCGGACGGACGGGGCCTGACCCTGCTGCGGGTCGAGCCGGGTGCCGGTCACGGCGCGCGGGCCACCAGCCGGGCCCTCGACCTCTCGCTGGACCAGCTCGCCTTCGCCGCCTGGCAGTCCGGTCTCCCCCTGCCGCCGCACGCCTCCTGA
- a CDS encoding MbtH family protein has product MTNPFEDPDASYLVLVNDEGQHSLWPTFAAVPEGWETVFGEAGREECLAYIEKTWTDMRPKSLIAAMEGK; this is encoded by the coding sequence GTGACAAATCCGTTCGAAGACCCCGACGCGAGCTATCTGGTCCTCGTCAACGACGAGGGACAGCACTCCCTGTGGCCGACGTTCGCCGCGGTGCCGGAGGGCTGGGAAACCGTGTTCGGCGAAGCCGGCCGCGAGGAGTGCCTGGCCTACATCGAGAAGACGTGGACCGACATGCGGCCCAAGAGCCTCATAGCGGCCATGGAGGGGAAGTAG
- a CDS encoding MFS transporter: MTATPAAELSSLASARSRDPRRWLILGVICLAQLVVILDNTILNVAVPTLTADLGAGTADVQWIINAYVLVQAGLLLAAGAAADRYGRRRLLLTGLVLFGAGSLAAALAHGTGQLIAARAGMGVGGALLLTTTLAVAVQVFDEAERVRAIGIWAAVNALGFAAGPLVGGALLEYFWWGSLFLVNLPVVVLGLCAVAVLVPESKAERSERPDLLGALMSTVAMTTLVYAVVSGPDHGWTSPYVLTGAGLGVCALTAFVVWERRVDHPMLDMGFFRDRTFTGAVFGAVLITFGSGGALYLLTQQLQFVLGYGPLEAGLRTAPFALTVVVLNFTGLSARLSERLGIPGAVAVGMTLLACGLAAVALAGRIVDGYGGLLTGLVLMGVGCAFANPAMAVAVLGALPRDKAGAGAGIEGTVTEFGSGLGVAVLGAVLSARFSALVPVTAASLPTALAAADSAAERQAVTRAFGSALEAGQLVGAAAVLAGGLVAAGLLRRAQRSPAQAPAATHPA; encoded by the coding sequence ATGACGGCGACGCCCGCCGCCGAGCTGTCCAGCCTCGCGTCCGCCCGGTCGCGGGACCCGCGACGCTGGCTGATCCTCGGCGTGATCTGCCTGGCCCAGCTCGTCGTCATCCTCGACAACACGATCCTCAACGTCGCCGTGCCCACGCTCACCGCGGACCTCGGCGCCGGAACCGCCGATGTGCAGTGGATCATCAACGCCTATGTCCTGGTGCAGGCGGGGCTGCTGCTCGCGGCCGGCGCGGCCGCCGACCGGTACGGCCGCAGGCGTCTGCTCCTGACCGGCCTCGTCCTCTTCGGCGCCGGCTCGCTCGCGGCCGCGCTCGCGCACGGCACCGGCCAGCTGATCGCCGCTCGCGCGGGCATGGGCGTGGGCGGAGCGCTGCTGCTGACCACCACGCTCGCCGTCGCCGTCCAGGTCTTCGACGAGGCGGAGCGCGTCCGCGCCATCGGCATCTGGGCCGCCGTCAACGCCCTGGGCTTCGCGGCGGGGCCGCTCGTCGGCGGAGCCCTCCTCGAGTACTTCTGGTGGGGCTCCCTCTTCCTCGTCAACCTGCCCGTCGTCGTCCTCGGCCTGTGCGCCGTCGCCGTCCTCGTCCCCGAGAGCAAGGCCGAGCGGAGCGAGCGCCCCGATCTCCTCGGCGCTCTCATGTCCACGGTCGCGATGACCACGCTCGTCTACGCCGTCGTCTCCGGCCCCGACCACGGCTGGACGTCGCCGTACGTCCTCACCGGCGCGGGGCTCGGCGTCTGCGCCCTGACCGCGTTCGTCGTCTGGGAGCGCCGGGTGGACCACCCCATGCTGGACATGGGCTTCTTCCGTGACCGGACCTTCACCGGGGCCGTGTTCGGGGCGGTACTGATCACCTTCGGCAGCGGCGGCGCCCTGTACCTGCTGACGCAGCAGCTCCAGTTCGTACTGGGATACGGGCCGTTGGAGGCGGGCCTGCGCACCGCGCCGTTCGCGCTGACCGTCGTCGTACTCAACTTCACCGGCCTGTCCGCCCGGTTGAGCGAGCGCCTCGGCATCCCGGGCGCGGTGGCCGTCGGCATGACCCTGCTGGCCTGCGGTCTCGCCGCCGTCGCGCTCGCCGGGCGGATCGTGGACGGCTACGGGGGGTTGCTGACAGGACTCGTCCTGATGGGCGTGGGCTGCGCGTTCGCCAACCCGGCCATGGCCGTCGCCGTGCTCGGCGCCCTGCCGCGCGACAAGGCGGGCGCCGGCGCGGGCATCGAGGGCACGGTCACCGAGTTCGGCAGCGGTCTCGGTGTCGCCGTCCTCGGGGCCGTCCTCAGCGCCCGCTTCTCCGCGCTGGTGCCGGTGACCGCGGCCTCGCTGCCGACCGCGCTGGCCGCCGCGGACTCCGCGGCCGAACGGCAGGCGGTGACGCGGGCGTTCGGATCCGCTCTGGAGGCCGGGCAGCTCGTGGGGGCGGCGGCCGTGCTGGCCGGGGGGCTGGTGGCGGCCGGGCTGCTGCGGCGGGCGCAACGCTCTCCCGCGCAGGCGCCCGCCGCCACGCATCCGGCGTGA
- a CDS encoding acyl-CoA dehydrogenase family protein: MTFSLRPAYDDPRTAELVGRLRDYLDGELADYERDRGLIPTSRLTRADLQPVWRRSRQLGFYGVHLPEEYGGQNLTHTQLAALKEEIGASGRVLAHCVLGDMGGPLRAGDILRHATPHQLETYLLPLIRGERACCFSLTETDAGSDVRSMRTVAVPDGDGYRLTGHKVFSSAGPFADFAIVVARMAGTGEQEGDKPRFSAFLVDLDSPGCRVEDGATPMSGEHIESDIVLEDCHVPAANLLGEEGKGMRIALGRVTTNRLLHCPTVLGATRRALALTLDRTRTRTVAGGQPLLTLQAIQHKVADMATGYYAARSMTYAALAALDEGREVHTEAFMCKLFVAESAFRILDEAVQIHGKEGLTQGNEIEYLFRKIRMFRVLTGTSEIQRNGIAKLLAFHH, encoded by the coding sequence ATGACCTTCTCCCTGCGCCCCGCCTACGACGACCCGCGCACCGCCGAACTCGTCGGCCGGCTGCGCGACTACCTCGACGGCGAGCTCGCCGACTACGAACGCGACCGCGGCCTCATCCCCACCAGCCGCCTCACCCGCGCCGACCTCCAGCCGGTCTGGCGCCGCAGCCGCCAACTCGGCTTCTACGGCGTCCACCTGCCCGAGGAGTACGGCGGGCAGAACCTCACCCACACCCAGCTCGCCGCGTTGAAGGAGGAGATCGGCGCCAGCGGACGCGTCCTCGCCCACTGCGTCCTGGGGGACATGGGCGGGCCGCTGCGCGCGGGCGACATCCTCCGGCACGCCACCCCGCACCAGTTGGAGACCTACCTGCTGCCCTTGATCCGGGGCGAGCGCGCCTGCTGCTTCTCCCTCACCGAGACGGACGCGGGCTCCGACGTGCGTTCCATGCGCACCGTCGCCGTGCCCGACGGCGACGGCTACCGGCTGACCGGCCACAAGGTCTTCTCCTCGGCCGGTCCGTTCGCCGACTTCGCGATCGTCGTCGCCCGTATGGCCGGCACGGGTGAACAGGAGGGCGACAAGCCGCGCTTCTCCGCCTTCCTCGTCGACCTCGACAGTCCCGGCTGCCGGGTCGAGGACGGGGCCACCCCGATGTCCGGCGAGCACATCGAGAGCGACATCGTCCTGGAGGACTGCCATGTCCCCGCCGCCAACCTCCTGGGCGAGGAGGGCAAGGGCATGCGGATCGCGCTCGGCCGGGTCACCACGAACCGGCTGCTGCACTGTCCCACCGTCCTCGGTGCCACCCGGCGCGCCCTCGCCCTGACCCTGGACCGCACCCGGACCCGCACGGTGGCGGGCGGACAGCCCCTGCTCACGCTCCAGGCCATCCAGCACAAGGTCGCCGACATGGCCACCGGCTACTACGCCGCGCGCTCGATGACCTATGCGGCGCTGGCGGCCCTGGACGAGGGCCGTGAGGTGCACACCGAAGCGTTCATGTGCAAGCTGTTCGTCGCCGAGTCCGCCTTCCGCATCCTCGACGAGGCCGTCCAGATCCACGGCAAGGAAGGTCTCACCCAGGGGAACGAGATCGAGTACCTGTTCCGCAAGATCCGCATGTTCCGCGTCCTCACCGGCACCTCGGAGATCCAGCGCAACGGCATCGCCAAGCTGCTGGCCTTCCACCACTGA